The stretch of DNA TGCAAGGATCTAAATAAAAAATTTGCCACTCGTTTATCCGGCCGGGGAGAAAATTTAATAGTACTGGCTATTGGCAGTATGATTTTAGGCTGGCGAATGATGCTCTTTGGTTTGACATTTATGCTAGCGGTTCAGCTGGTTGACGATTGTATAGATATTTACGTTGATTCCTTGCTGGGGCAGCGCAATTTGGCATGCCGATTTGGCAAAATTGAATGCATTCTGTCAGCTGTATTATGCGGTTTAGTGTCTTGGTGGCTGCAGGAGCAGCTGTTTGCTGTGGTGCTGTTTGGCACCTGCCTATTTTACGCTGCATTGTTGTGGCACCAAAGGAGGCGTGATTATGCTTGAAACTAGCATAATCATAGTTGCAGCCTTATTGATGGGCTATATTTTAGGGAAGCATTATGGCTATCAGCAAGGGAATCGGGAAGGACAGGTCAGTATGGGTTTGCTTTTGCGCCAAAAGTCATTGGAACAGGGACAGTGTGCTTTGTGCCACCAGTTTTTTGAGGACAATAATGCCGGAATGAAACCCAATCCTCCTGTAGATAATAGTTTACAGGAGGGATCGTAGTGAATGTTTCCCGCAGAGAACGCAAGCGCGAGAAAATCATAACCCGGCGAAGTCAATTTTGGGCCAATAGCATTTGGATACTATTGGCAACCGCAGTAGGTTTATTATGGTGTAATCAATATATTTTTACCTTTGCGATGAGTATGACCGTCCTCCTGCTAGGTATTGTCGGTATAAATTACGCTAACATTCGCCTGTTTCTGCCAGGTCTTACTTCGCCTTTTCTGTTTATTCGCTGGAGTGCCGCACTGCTATATTTATTAGGCATTATTATTTTCATCAGCCAGGTGAGTATATACACATTACTATCCTGCCGTCCATAATCTAAAATATAAATTGTAAACGTAAATTTGAGGCTGAATAGCCTCTTTATTGTTGTAAAGAGTAAAGTATTATATAATAAAAAGATGTGTTGGTAGGAGTTGATGGATTTGACAAGTATTTCAGGTGATATTAACGGATTACGGAAAAGCATGATTGAGCGATTAGAACAATTATATGACTATACCATACCCTTTCAGCAGCCAATAGGCTTGGCAATGGCTGACCTGATGGCGCAAATTACCAGTCAAATTAACCGGGAAGTTGTTGTTTACGTGAATCGGCGGGGACAAGTAACTGCTGTTGCTGTCGGCGATGTACGAACTGTATCCCTTCCGGAACCAGAAGGACGGCGCTCACTGAATCGGTTAAGTGGTGTTCGCTGCATTCATACTCATCCTGATGGGCGCAGTAAGCTTAGTGAAATTGATATCGCTTCATTGAAAGAACTCCGTTTTGATGTTATGGCGGCGTTGGGAATAAGCGAAGGCCGGGTTTCCGAGGTCAGCTTTGGCTATATTGCGAATCAATCGGAAACCGGCTATTCTACAGACATGATTGGCCCGATGGATCTTAATGATTTTATAGAGATTGATTTACAATATTTGACACGCCAAATTGAACAGCAATTGGAACTTAACGCTCAAGGAAGCAATTTAATGAGTCAGATTGAGCGGGCGATATTAGTTGGAATTCAGCGTCCCGGCCAATGGGATGTAGTGGATTCTTTGGAGGAACTATCGCAGTTAGCCGATACGGCGGGTGCCCAAGTTTGTGGAACTGTGTGGCAAAAGCGGGAAAAACCGGATGCTGCATTCTTTATCGGTCGCGGCAAAGTTCAGGAAGTCAATTTTATACGGCAGGAGCAGGGGGCTGATATGGTAATTTTTGACGATGAATTATCGCCGGCACAACAACGCAATCTGCAGCAGGCGCTGGGAGTTAAGGTGATAGACCGTACAGCTTTAATTTTAGATATTTTTTCCCAGCGGGCCCGTTCTCATGAGGGAAAGCTGCAGGTTGAGCTGGCTCAACTCCGCTATTCTTTGCCGCGGCTCAGAGGACAAGGCTTAATTTTGTCCCGTCTTGGCGGCGGCATTGGTACCAGGGGCCCGGGTGAAACAAAACTGGAAGTGGATCGCCGACGTATATATTCGAGAATTAGCGAGCTTGAAAAAGAAATCGGAAACGTAAAAAAGCAACGAGAGATCCAGCGAATAAACCGGCAGGCAGCACGGATTCCGCTGGTCGCTATGATCGGTTATACCAATGCCGGCAAGTCAACTTTGCTTAATGCATTGACTGAAGCCGGGGTATTGGCGGAAAATAAATTGTTTGCGACACTGGATCCGACCATTAGGCGGATTACTTTGTCAGACGGTCGGGAAGTGCTTATTGCCGATACCGTCGGATTTATTCAGAAATTGCCCCATCCGTTAATTGCCGCCTTCCGGGCAACTTTGGAAGAAATTGTTCAGGCCGACCTGCTGTTACATGTAGTGGATGTTAGTCATAGCCTGCAGCAGCAGCAATGCGATGCTGTGCATCAGGTGCTGAAAGAACTGGATATTGCGGAAAAACCTACGATAATCGCACTCAATAAGACAGATAAAGTTGACAATCCTCATGTGTTGGCGAGAGCCCTTAGACAGGAAGGAAGTGTAGCGATTTCGGCGGCTTCCGGTCAGGGGATTCCAGCCTTGCTTGAAACAATTGCCAGTTATCTGCATGAGAGCTTGGTTGACATGCGATTGTGTATACCCTATAATGACAGCGGTTTAGTGTCGCGAATTTATAATGTGGCTACCGTTTATTCGACCGACTATCGTGAGGATGGTATTTACATAATTGCGTCAATACCACCTCAATTCAGTGAAAAGTTTCGTATTTATGAACAGGGAGACGACAAACAGTGAAAATATTCGATGACAATAAACTTAATTCTTTTCGTCGGCAAGCTTTAGAAGAAGCGCGTCCGCAGTTTGCTGTTGTTGATGAGATCGCGGCGAATAATACTGCCAGAGTACTTGATGCATTTCGCCGGCATCGCATATCTGATTATCATTTTCGTACGACCAGTGGTTATGCCTATAATGATGTTGGCAGGGAAAAGCTGGAAGAAGTGTGGGCGGATATCTGCGAAACGGAAGGAGCTCTAGTGCGTACCCAGTTTGTGTCGGGAACACATGCCCTTGCTTCCGTTTTATTTGGTATTTTACGACCGGGAGACGAACTGCTGGCGGTTACCGGAACACCTTATGATACCATGCAGAGTGTTATTGGCTATGCTGTTCCGGCCAGGGGATCATTGAAGGAATTTGGCATATCCTATGCGGAGGTCCCAATGGTTAGGGGAAAGGTAGATATGAGCAGCGTTACTGCTCAGCTGAAACCTAACACCAAAATGGTGCTGATTCAACGGTCACGGGGATATAGTTTGCGTTCGCCCTTGACAATTAAAGAAATTCAGGACATTATTTCTCTGGTAAAAAAACAAAAACCGGAGTGCGTTTGTTTTGTTGATAATTGCTATGGAGAGTTTGTTGATGTGCGCGAGCCGTCTGCGGTCGGCGCAGATATTATCGCCGGTTCACTGATCAAAAATCCCGGAGGGGGGATTGCTCCTACGGGCGGTTATGTTGCCGGTAAAGCGGATTTAGTGGATTTAGTGTCCTACCGGCTGACTGCACCGGGAATTGGCAGTGAGCTTGGCGCATCGCTGGTTGAGAATCGCTTGCTATTCCAAGGTCTATTTATGGCTCCTCATACAACGGCACAGGCTGTTAAGGGCGCAATTTTTGCAGCAAGCTTTTTTTCACAGATGGGGTTCAATACAATTCCCCATGTTCAGGAGCGACGCAGCGATATTATTCAAGCCATTGAGCTTGGATCTCCGGAAAAAATGATTGCATTTTGCCGGGGATTGCAAAAATATTCGCCGGTTGACTCTCATGTTCTGCCGGAACCAAGTGCGATGCCGGGCTATTCGGACGAAGTGATTATGGCTGGCGGCACATTCGTCCAGGGCTCATCAATTGAGTTAAGTGCTGACGGTCCCATTCGGCCGCCTTACACAGTTTATTTACAGGGAGGCCTTACTTTTGAACACGCGGTTATCGGCATTATGGGGGCGGCAGCAGAAGTTTTAGCGATATAAATTTACATATTTATATATATTTTGGATTATAACGTATCAAACGACAGGAAAATAGCGAAGCATGTAGAATTGTCTTATAGATAAAAATGATATAAAAATAAATACTTTTTGGTGGGAGTTCTGTGAAATATATAGTTATCATTTTGCTAGCTGTTTCTGTTACTCTGTTTATTGTACATTTATTGGCAAACAAGGTGTTCGGATTTCGCTTGCGAATGAAGCCATTGCTGTGGTGTGCCGGCTGTGCGATTTTCTTAAGCGCTGTTTTGCCTAAGTTGATTATAAATTTTGTAGGCTTTCAAGGTGCGATGGCTTTATTAGCGGTGGCTGCCGTGGCTTTTGCCTACATAGTGGCTTACTTTGACGGTTCGACAGGTGATGGACAGTCGACAGATAATAATTTGCAGTCGGAATGTTGTGTAGTAGCCGATACTGCATCTCATTTTCAGGTTATGTCTCAGCCGACTTTGTCTCCGGCTAGTTTTAAAGAATTGATAGACGAAAGTAGTACCTGTGACGCTCCAACTGCAGCTGCCATTGATTCTGTTTCGAATGAAGTAACAAATGAGCTGCTTGATCCGGAGCAGAAAAACCCATTACCAGAATATGAAGTAGAAGATTTGGGTGGTGATGAGCCGATAGTACCGTTAGCCGCTGAGAATGGAGAGCTAATAGATGAAAGTGATACAATGTCAATAATGGATGATATACAATGTCAGTCTGATTCTCTGGATGATTTGATGGATTTTGCTTTTGAGCAGAAGGAGCAGCATAATTTGCGACAGGCTTTGAAAGCATTTCAAAAAGCCTTAAAATTATACCATGAAAGTGAAACGGCTCCTTTTTTAATTGCTGAAATTGGCGGTATTTTAAAAGAGCAGGGATTATATGAGGACGCGATTCAAGTTCTTTCTGAAGGGCGGGATATTGCCAAGCTTCGTTTTGACACAGCTTTAGAAGAGGAGTTTGTTGATGTGGTCGCATATTTACGTATTGTAAAAAATGTTCTGCTGGAGCAGCGGTTAGGATTTATTCCGTTTAGCAATATTCCGGTAAATGTTGCCGCACAAATTGATTCTGAGTTTAGTGAATGGCGAAAATTGAAATGATTTATTATAAAAAATATTTAGGGGGACATAGAATGAAAAAAAGTGTAGATATCATTGGACTGCCTGTTATTAGTATTACCGAAGGCAAGGAATTGGGAACAATTACAAGATTTGTTATTAATCCCGGTGAAGGTTCTGTAGAGGCTTTTGTAGTTGACGATGGAAAGTGGTATATGGGAGCCAAATTATTATTGACTTCATCCGTGACGGGTATTGGTGAAAGTGCTGTGACTGTCGATAACAGTAATAGCATTTTTGAAGTAAAAGAAGCTCCGGATTTGGAACGGCTTTTAATTGCAGACATAAATGTAATTGGTACAAAAGTGTTGACCAAAGCTGGCGAGCTCCGTGGCAAAGTGACTGAAATTGTCTTTGATGAAACTGGGAAATTTATTTTCTGTGAAGCAGAGGAAAATGGCGAAACTGCTCAAATACCGGCAGAACGTGTTGTTACATTTGGTAAGGATGTTTTAATAGTAACTGGCGAGGACGAGGTACAGAATACTCCTGTTACGAAATCAAAGCCGCTTGAGTCTGCATCTGCCGTTATTGCAGCAGCACCCGCATTTACTGAAAAACCGGCTGTACCTGAGCCTGCTGTTGCTGTGCAGGAAACAGCCAGCGAAGATACGGGGAAAAAATTTGATGATAAGCATCGTAAATATTTACTTGGCAAGAAAGCCAGCCGACGCATTGAAACCGACAATGGGATGTTGATTGTTGAGCAAGGTGGCGAAATCACCGAAGAAGTATTGCAAAAGGCAAAGCTGGCGGGAAAATTTGTCGAGCTTTCTATGAACATTCAATGATAGTATTGTAAGGTTTTTAAAATAATAAGTCCCCGCGAGAGCGGGGACTTATTATTAAATGAAATCAATTGGCAGGTGCTCTGGCGTGAAGATTGCAACAGTGAAAAGTCCTAATCATCTAATTATGTTTTTAGGTATTATTATTTTGTTTAGCTCCGTAAGTGTACTTGCGGTTAATTCAGCTTTTTTGTTTACAGATGAGATATACCGTGGAGTTAGTATTGGCGATGTTTCCGTAGGCGGACTATCTGTGGAACAAGCGGAGCAAAAGATAGCAGCAGCTTTTACGGAGCGAACCAAGGCGCCGCCTATTGTGCTGGAATGTCAGGATCAAACTTGGACGGTTACCGCGCAGAATATTGAGCTTACGCTTGATGCTGCCGATTTAGCACAGCAGGCGTACCAGGTGGGGCGTAAAGGGAGCTTTTTTAACCAGATGCAAGAGCGATATATTGCTATTAATCATGGTATAACTATTCCGCTCATGATTCACTATAATCAGGAAAGTTTATTGACGATAATTAAGGATATAGCACAGTCTATTAATCGGGAACCTCACAATGCCGTATTGGTTCAGCGGGGTACAACAATTCATGTGATTCCGGAAGTGATTGGCCTTAAAATTGATGTTGACACTGCTGCAGCGGAGATCGCTGAGAATTTAAATCATCATTTTCCTTTTAAGCTGGCCTTAGTTGTTCAAGAGGATCAACCCCCGGTAGTAGCCTCTGATTTTGCCGATATTGATGGCCTTATTGCTTTATATACCACACAATTTAATTCTTCAAATGAAAATCGGACTCAAAACATTCGACTTGCGGCAAAAAGCATTAATAATATATTAGTA from Veillonellales bacterium encodes:
- the hflX gene encoding GTPase HflX; translation: MTSISGDINGLRKSMIERLEQLYDYTIPFQQPIGLAMADLMAQITSQINREVVVYVNRRGQVTAVAVGDVRTVSLPEPEGRRSLNRLSGVRCIHTHPDGRSKLSEIDIASLKELRFDVMAALGISEGRVSEVSFGYIANQSETGYSTDMIGPMDLNDFIEIDLQYLTRQIEQQLELNAQGSNLMSQIERAILVGIQRPGQWDVVDSLEELSQLADTAGAQVCGTVWQKREKPDAAFFIGRGKVQEVNFIRQEQGADMVIFDDELSPAQQRNLQQALGVKVIDRTALILDIFSQRARSHEGKLQVELAQLRYSLPRLRGQGLILSRLGGGIGTRGPGETKLEVDRRRIYSRISELEKEIGNVKKQREIQRINRQAARIPLVAMIGYTNAGKSTLLNALTEAGVLAENKLFATLDPTIRRITLSDGREVLIADTVGFIQKLPHPLIAAFRATLEEIVQADLLLHVVDVSHSLQQQQCDAVHQVLKELDIAEKPTIIALNKTDKVDNPHVLARALRQEGSVAISAASGQGIPALLETIASYLHESLVDMRLCIPYNDSGLVSRIYNVATVYSTDYREDGIYIIASIPPQFSEKFRIYEQGDDKQ
- a CDS encoding methionine gamma-lyase family protein, giving the protein MFDDNKLNSFRRQALEEARPQFAVVDEIAANNTARVLDAFRRHRISDYHFRTTSGYAYNDVGREKLEEVWADICETEGALVRTQFVSGTHALASVLFGILRPGDELLAVTGTPYDTMQSVIGYAVPARGSLKEFGISYAEVPMVRGKVDMSSVTAQLKPNTKMVLIQRSRGYSLRSPLTIKEIQDIISLVKKQKPECVCFVDNCYGEFVDVREPSAVGADIIAGSLIKNPGGGIAPTGGYVAGKADLVDLVSYRLTAPGIGSELGASLVENRLLFQGLFMAPHTTAQAVKGAIFAASFFSQMGFNTIPHVQERRSDIIQAIELGSPEKMIAFCRGLQKYSPVDSHVLPEPSAMPGYSDEVIMAGGTFVQGSSIELSADGPIRPPYTVYLQGGLTFEHAVIGIMGAAAEVLAI
- a CDS encoding PRC-barrel domain-containing protein — encoded protein: MAKIEMIYYKKYLGGHRMKKSVDIIGLPVISITEGKELGTITRFVINPGEGSVEAFVVDDGKWYMGAKLLLTSSVTGIGESAVTVDNSNSIFEVKEAPDLERLLIADINVIGTKVLTKAGELRGKVTEIVFDETGKFIFCEAEENGETAQIPAERVVTFGKDVLIVTGEDEVQNTPVTKSKPLESASAVIAAAPAFTEKPAVPEPAVAVQETASEDTGKKFDDKHRKYLLGKKASRRIETDNGMLIVEQGGEITEEVLQKAKLAGKFVELSMNIQ
- a CDS encoding VanW family protein translates to MKIATVKSPNHLIMFLGIIILFSSVSVLAVNSAFLFTDEIYRGVSIGDVSVGGLSVEQAEQKIAAAFTERTKAPPIVLECQDQTWTVTAQNIELTLDAADLAQQAYQVGRKGSFFNQMQERYIAINHGITIPLMIHYNQESLLTIIKDIAQSINREPHNAVLVQRGTTIHVIPEVIGLKIDVDTAAAEIAENLNHHFPFKLALVVQEDQPPVVASDFADIDGLIALYTTQFNSSNENRTQNIRLAAKSINNILVHPGEVVSFNNLVGLRLEKFGYQEAPVFIDGKLVPDWGGGVCQVSSTLYNAVLLADLGIVERTSHYSPPGYVPLGQDATVADNLLDFKFKNTTSHNIYISSEVSGNQLIVYIFGKERSNSPDIRIEATDKKILEPNTIIKQDPNLELGKEVVEVEGQKGFQITTYRVKYVNGAEISRDYLASDEFKPEDRVVRVGTKNDSNQLTK